Genomic DNA from Leptospiraceae bacterium:
TTGGCCTTTTCATGCTGTTTATTTTGCTATAGTTGGTGGAAATGTTCCGGGAGATAAGGTACTGCCGGTTTTCTTGATTGGTTTTGTTGTTTTTGCTGTTCCGGTTAGTTGTGTTTCTTCGATAATCCTTCGTTACCTGCTGTTACGTCCCGTGCTTCTTAAGTTGGATAAATCTAAGCATTTAAATGAAGAAGAAGCCTGTTCTATAATAGCCTATCCAAAGCTGGAAGGTTATATCAATATGTTTCGATGGATAATAGGCCCTCTCGCTTTTTATTTTGGATATTTCTTAACTTATGGCCATAATTGGATAGTAGCTCTTTCTACTTCATTAGTAACTGTTTATATGGTTCCATTTGTTTTTATCAGTAATTATATATATTCGGAATTAGAAATATGTTCCTGGATAAAAGATAAGAAATTTATCATTACATCTTATCCTGAGAGTATACAGTTAAGTCAAAAAAGAAGACTTTTATTTTCTTTTTTTGCAATTTTTTGGATTCCGGTAGTAACTTTAACCTATTTCTTAATTTCTGTATATTATAATATACTTCAGATCTCTTATTTGCATATACATATAACTATAATAATTATTCTTATGGTTATCTATACTATAGTGTTTGCTCAAGCTATGGCCAGAACTTTTTATTTGAATTTGGATTCTATTAAAGATGGTATCTATTCTCTTTCGTTAGGTAAGCTTACAATAGATACGAGAAATTATACAAATGATGAATTTGGTCAGATTACTTTAAAGATACAGGATTTATTAAAGAAGTTGAAAGATGTGATCGTTCGGATTAATGAGCAGTCTCATCAACTACGAATAGGATCCGAGAAAATTATTCAAAAAATGCAATATGCAATGCGTGTAATTGAAAATCAGGAGAAATCCTCGAGACAAATTGAAGATTCAGTACAGAAAATTCATAATTTCAGCGAATATCTGGTTCAATCTTCAGAAATTCAAATTCAACTTTATAATAAAGCAATGAATACTCTGGATTCCTTGAAAACGAATCTGAATGATTCAAAATTAGCTTCGAATGAGTCAAGAGAAAACATGATAGAGGTTGTAAAACGGTTTAAGGATATATTCGAAAAATCAAAAATAGCTACCCAGAAAATGAAAGAAATACAGAAAAGCTCTGATAATATTCAATATGCAATATCTCTCATAAAGGATATTGCTGAGCAGGTAAATTTACTTTCTTTAAATGCATCAATTGAAGCGGCAAGGGCAGGTGATTCTGGAAAGGGATTTTCTGTGGTGGCCTCAGAAGTATCTAAACTTTCAGATAAAACACATCAAAATATAGAAATCATCAGTAAAAATATGAAAGAATCTGAAAGTAAAGTGCAAAGTGGAGTTATATTGATTAATGAAACCTATTCGAATACAGAAATTGTAAATAGCCTAATACATAGCAGTGCTGATAATATGGAACAAATAAATTCTATATCAGATTCCCAGACTGTATTGAGTGATGATTTGAAAGTGATGATGGAAGATTCGATGCGACAATCAGAGAAAGTAGATAAGGATATTCAATCCCAGTTTGATTCTATAAAAAATGTATCTGAAAGTTTACAGTCAATTTTAGAAGAAACAGTAAAAATTGCTGAACTTTCCTGTGATATACAAAATCTTGCAAATACTTTTGAACAAATATCGGAAAAGCTTCGTACAGATGTATCCTTTTTTCAGTTAGAGGAATAAAATAAAACTTAAGGAATAACTAAACAACTTATAGACAGTTAAAATCTTAATAACTGCCTGATTGAATTTATGAAGTCTATTCAAAAACTACTTGTATTTGACTTACTTTCTGAAAGACTGGAGATTGGGGGGAAAACATGACTTCCTTTGAAAAGTTACCATCCGTTTTCGGAGAAAAAAATTCCT
This window encodes:
- a CDS encoding methyl-accepting chemotaxis protein — translated: MDGLRFFWRFTLRTELLTYAFWPFHAVYFAIVGGNVPGDKVLPVFLIGFVVFAVPVSCVSSIILRYLLLRPVLLKLDKSKHLNEEEACSIIAYPKLEGYINMFRWIIGPLAFYFGYFLTYGHNWIVALSTSLVTVYMVPFVFISNYIYSELEICSWIKDKKFIITSYPESIQLSQKRRLLFSFFAIFWIPVVTLTYFLISVYYNILQISYLHIHITIIIILMVIYTIVFAQAMARTFYLNLDSIKDGIYSLSLGKLTIDTRNYTNDEFGQITLKIQDLLKKLKDVIVRINEQSHQLRIGSEKIIQKMQYAMRVIENQEKSSRQIEDSVQKIHNFSEYLVQSSEIQIQLYNKAMNTLDSLKTNLNDSKLASNESRENMIEVVKRFKDIFEKSKIATQKMKEIQKSSDNIQYAISLIKDIAEQVNLLSLNASIEAARAGDSGKGFSVVASEVSKLSDKTHQNIEIISKNMKESESKVQSGVILINETYSNTEIVNSLIHSSADNMEQINSISDSQTVLSDDLKVMMEDSMRQSEKVDKDIQSQFDSIKNVSESLQSILEETVKIAELSCDIQNLANTFEQISEKLRTDVSFFQLEE